The following are from one region of the Streptomyces decoyicus genome:
- a CDS encoding DUF475 domain-containing protein: MLLKTFGWSFAITVAGLALAGVLWGWQGLAIVGILSILEVSLSFDNAVINAGILRKMNAFWQKIFLTVGILIAVFGMRVVFPVVIVAITAKLGPIEAVNLAIHDKAQYEELVTSAHPAIAAFGGVFLLMIFLDFIFEERDYKWLSWIEKPMAKLGKLDTLSVIITLVVLLVSAMTVATDAAHGAGDKSATVLLSGVAGLITYLVVAGVSGYFEDKLEDEDEESEEPAAAPAKKGNGAVVGLAGRAAFFMFLYLEVIDASFSFDGVISAFAITNDIFEMALGLGIGAMYIRSLTVFLVRKGTLDDYVYLEHGAHYAIGALAVILLVTIKYEIPEVVTGLVGVALIGLSFASSVIRNRREGKPGDSSGAQSEVASGV; the protein is encoded by the coding sequence GTGCTCCTGAAAACCTTTGGCTGGTCGTTCGCCATCACGGTGGCCGGCCTCGCCTTGGCGGGCGTGCTCTGGGGGTGGCAAGGGCTCGCGATTGTCGGGATCCTGTCCATCCTGGAGGTCTCGCTCTCGTTCGACAACGCCGTCATCAACGCAGGCATCCTGCGCAAGATGAACGCCTTCTGGCAGAAGATCTTCCTCACCGTCGGCATCCTCATCGCGGTGTTCGGCATGCGGGTAGTGTTCCCGGTCGTCATTGTCGCGATCACCGCGAAGCTGGGGCCGATCGAGGCGGTCAACCTCGCCATCCACGACAAGGCGCAGTACGAGGAACTCGTCACCAGCGCCCACCCCGCCATCGCGGCCTTCGGCGGGGTCTTCCTGCTGATGATCTTCCTCGACTTCATATTCGAGGAGCGCGACTACAAGTGGCTGTCGTGGATCGAGAAGCCCATGGCCAAGTTGGGCAAGCTCGACACGCTGTCGGTGATCATCACGCTGGTCGTCCTGCTGGTGAGCGCGATGACGGTGGCCACCGACGCCGCGCACGGCGCCGGTGACAAGAGCGCCACGGTCCTGCTGTCCGGGGTCGCGGGCCTCATCACGTACCTCGTCGTCGCCGGCGTCTCCGGCTACTTCGAGGACAAGCTTGAGGACGAGGACGAGGAGAGCGAGGAGCCCGCGGCGGCTCCCGCGAAGAAGGGCAACGGCGCGGTCGTGGGCCTGGCCGGCAGGGCCGCGTTCTTCATGTTCCTCTACCTCGAGGTCATCGACGCGTCCTTCTCCTTCGACGGCGTCATCAGTGCCTTCGCCATCACCAACGACATCTTCGAGATGGCGCTGGGTCTGGGCATCGGCGCGATGTACATCCGTTCGCTGACGGTCTTCCTGGTCCGCAAGGGGACCCTGGACGACTACGTCTACCTCGAGCACGGCGCGCACTACGCGATCGGCGCGCTGGCCGTCATCCTGCTCGTCACGATCAAGTACGAGATCCCCGAGGTCGTCACCGGCCTGGTGGGCGTCGCGCTGATCGGCCTCTCCTTCGCTTCGTCGGTGATCCGGAACCGGCGCGAGGGCAAGCCGGGAGATTCCTCGGGAGCGCAGTCGGAAGTCGCCAGCGGAGTGTGA
- a CDS encoding TerD family protein produces MSVTLAKGGNVSLSKAAPNLTQIMVGLGWDARSTTGAPFDLDASALLCQSGRVLGDEYFVFYNNLKSPEGSVEHTGDNLTGEGEGDDESVLVDLSQVPEQVDKIVFPVSIHEADARGQSFGQVSNAFIRIVNQADGCELARYDLSEDASGETAMIFGEVYRYNGEWKFRAVGQGYASGLRGIALDFGVNVS; encoded by the coding sequence ATGAGTGTCACGCTTGCCAAGGGGGGCAATGTCTCCCTTTCCAAGGCCGCTCCGAATCTCACACAGATCATGGTCGGCCTCGGCTGGGACGCGCGGTCCACGACCGGCGCACCGTTCGATCTCGACGCCAGCGCGCTGCTGTGCCAGTCGGGGCGGGTGCTGGGGGACGAGTACTTCGTCTTCTACAACAACCTCAAGAGCCCCGAGGGCTCCGTCGAGCACACCGGGGACAATCTCACGGGTGAGGGCGAGGGCGACGACGAGTCGGTCCTGGTGGATCTCTCGCAGGTGCCCGAGCAGGTCGACAAGATCGTCTTTCCGGTCTCGATCCATGAGGCCGATGCGCGCGGCCAGAGCTTCGGCCAGGTCAGCAATGCCTTTATCCGCATCGTCAATCAGGCCGACGGCTGTGAACTCGCCCGCTACGACCTCAGCGAGGACGCCTCCGGCGAAACCGCGATGATCTTCGGCGAGGTGTACCGCTACAACGGCGAATGGAAGTTCCGGGCAGTAGGACAGGGGTACGCGTCAGGCCTGCGGGGCATCGCTCTAGACTTCGGGGTCAACGTTTCGTAA
- a CDS encoding TerD family protein has translation MGVSLSKGGNVSLTKEAPNLTAVIVGLGWDARTTTGTDFDLDASALLANDQGKVANDQNFVFFNNLKSPDGSVEHTGDNITGEGEGDDEQIKVNLAAVPADVSKIVFPVSIYDAETRQQSFGQVRNAFIRVVNQADNNELARYDLSEDASTETAMVFGELYRNGAEWKFRAIGQGYASGLRGIAQDFGVNV, from the coding sequence GTGGGAGTCAGCCTCAGCAAGGGCGGCAACGTCTCGCTGACGAAGGAAGCCCCCAATCTGACCGCCGTCATCGTCGGTCTGGGCTGGGATGCGCGTACGACCACCGGTACGGACTTCGACCTGGACGCCAGCGCCCTGCTGGCGAACGACCAGGGCAAGGTGGCCAACGACCAGAACTTCGTGTTCTTCAACAACCTGAAGAGCCCGGACGGTTCGGTCGAGCACACCGGTGACAACATCACCGGTGAGGGTGAAGGCGACGACGAGCAGATCAAGGTGAATCTGGCCGCGGTTCCGGCCGATGTCTCCAAGATCGTTTTCCCGGTGTCGATCTACGACGCCGAGACCCGCCAGCAGAGCTTCGGCCAGGTCCGTAACGCCTTCATCCGCGTGGTCAACCAGGCCGACAACAACGAGCTGGCCCGCTACGACCTGAGCGAGGACGCCTCGACCGAGACCGCCATGGTCTTCGGCGAGCTGTACCGCAACGGCGCCGAGTGGAAGTTCCGGGCCATCGGCCAGGGCTATGCCTCGGGCCTGCGCGGCATCGCGCAGGACTTCGGCGTCAACGTCTGA
- a CDS encoding peroxiredoxin — MAIEVGTKAPDFELKNQHGELVKLSDFRGEKAVVLLFYPFAFTGVCTGELCALRDELPKFVNDDVQLLAVSNDSPFSLRVFAEQEGLEYPLLSDFWPHGEASRAYGVFDEEKGCAVRGTFIIDKEGVVRWTVVNGLPDARDLNEYAKALDTL; from the coding sequence ATGGCGATCGAGGTCGGCACGAAGGCTCCGGATTTCGAGCTGAAGAACCAGCACGGCGAGCTGGTCAAGCTCTCCGACTTCCGCGGCGAGAAGGCCGTCGTCCTCCTCTTCTACCCCTTCGCCTTCACCGGTGTCTGCACCGGCGAGCTCTGCGCGCTCCGTGACGAGCTGCCGAAGTTCGTCAACGACGACGTCCAGCTGCTGGCCGTCTCCAACGACTCCCCGTTCTCGCTGCGCGTCTTCGCCGAGCAGGAGGGCCTGGAGTACCCGCTGCTGTCGGACTTCTGGCCGCACGGCGAGGCCTCGCGGGCGTACGGCGTCTTCGACGAGGAGAAGGGCTGCGCGGTGCGCGGCACGTTCATCATCGACAAGGAGGGCGTGGTGCGCTGGACGGTCGTCAACGGCCTGCCCGACGCCCGCGACCTGAACGAGTACGCCAAGGCGCTCGACACCCTCTGA
- a CDS encoding DUF3052 domain-containing protein, which produces MSATADHAEERTNPAARLGFEPGQVVQEIGYDDDVDQDLREGIETVIGQDLVDEDYDDVCDVVLLWFRDEDGDLTDALVDAIGLIDEGGQIWLLTPKTGRDGYVEPSDINEAAQTAGLSQTKSINAGKDWAGSRLVTPKAGKR; this is translated from the coding sequence GTGAGCGCGACCGCGGACCACGCGGAGGAGCGGACCAACCCTGCCGCCAGGCTGGGGTTCGAGCCCGGACAGGTGGTCCAGGAGATCGGATACGACGACGACGTCGATCAGGATCTCCGCGAAGGCATTGAGACCGTGATCGGCCAGGATCTCGTCGACGAGGACTACGACGACGTGTGTGACGTCGTTCTGCTGTGGTTCCGCGACGAGGACGGCGACCTCACGGACGCGCTGGTGGACGCCATCGGGCTGATCGACGAGGGCGGGCAGATCTGGCTGCTGACCCCGAAGACCGGCCGCGACGGCTACGTCGAGCCGAGCGACATCAATGAGGCCGCGCAGACCGCGGGTCTGTCCCAGACCAAGAGCATCAACGCGGGCAAGGACTGGGCCGGCAGCCGACTGGTCACCCCAAAGGCCGGCAAGCGCTGA
- the aceE gene encoding pyruvate dehydrogenase (acetyl-transferring), homodimeric type, translated as MASGSDRNPIIIGGLPSQVPDFDPEETQEWLDSLDAAVDERGRERARYLMLRLIERAREKRVAVPEMRSTDYVNTIATKDEPFFPGNEEIERKVLNATRWNAAVMVSRAQRPGIGVGGHIATFASSASLYDVGFNHFFRGKDEGDGGDQIFFQGHASPGVYARAFLLDRLTEPQLDAFRQEKSKAPNGLSSYPHPRLMPDFWEFPTVSMGLGPLGAIYQARMNRYMEARGIADTSKSHVWAYLGDGEMDEPESLGQLSIAAREGLDNLTFVVNCNLQRLDGPVRGNGKIMQELESQFRGAGWNVIKLVWDRSWDPLLAQDRDGILVNKLNSTPDGQFQTYATETGAYIRDHFFGDDQRLRAMVENMTDDQILHLGRGGHDHKKIYAAYAAAKAHKGQPTVILAQTVKGWTLGPNFEGRNATHQMKKLTVADLKGFRDRLHLPIPDKDLEDGLPPYYHPGRDSEEIQYMHDRRKGLGGYVPTRVVRAKPLQLPDDKAYAGAKKGSGQQKIATTMAFVRVLKDLMRDKEIGKRFVPIAPDEYRTFGMDAFFPSAKIYNPLGQQYESVDRELLLAYKESPTGQMLHDGITEAGCTASLIAAGSAYATHGEPLIPVYVFYSMFGFQRTGDQFWQMADQLARGFVLGATAGRTTLTGEGLQHADGHSQLLASTNPACVAYDPAYGYEIAHIVKDGLRRMYGENAEDIFYYLTVYNEPIQHPAEPADADVEGILKGLHRIKTGEKGEHAAQILASGVAVPWAVEAQQILADEWNVKADVWSATSWNELRRDAVEVEEHNLLHPEEEQRVPYVTQKLQDAEGPKVAVSDWMRSVPDQIARWVPGTYQSLGADGFGFADTRGAARRFFHIDTQSIVLSVLTELAKEGKVDRSLLKQAIDRYQLLDVSAAEAGEAGGDA; from the coding sequence GTGGCTTCCGGATCCGATCGAAACCCGATCATCATTGGCGGCCTTCCCAGCCAGGTCCCGGACTTCGATCCCGAAGAGACCCAGGAATGGCTCGACTCGCTCGACGCAGCCGTCGACGAGCGGGGCCGGGAACGTGCCCGCTACCTCATGCTCCGCCTGATCGAGCGTGCGCGCGAGAAGCGTGTGGCCGTGCCCGAGATGCGCAGCACGGACTACGTCAACACCATCGCGACCAAGGACGAGCCGTTCTTCCCGGGCAACGAGGAGATCGAGCGCAAGGTCCTGAACGCGACCCGCTGGAACGCCGCCGTGATGGTCTCGCGCGCCCAGCGTCCGGGCATCGGCGTCGGCGGCCACATCGCCACCTTCGCCTCCTCCGCCTCCCTCTACGACGTGGGCTTCAACCACTTCTTCCGGGGCAAGGACGAGGGTGACGGCGGCGACCAGATCTTCTTCCAGGGCCATGCCTCGCCCGGTGTCTACGCCCGCGCGTTCCTCCTGGACCGGCTGACCGAGCCGCAGCTCGACGCCTTCCGCCAGGAGAAGTCCAAGGCTCCCAACGGACTGTCCAGCTACCCGCACCCGCGGCTGATGCCGGACTTCTGGGAGTTCCCGACCGTCTCGATGGGCCTCGGCCCGCTCGGCGCGATCTACCAGGCGCGGATGAACCGCTACATGGAGGCGCGCGGGATCGCCGACACCTCCAAGTCGCACGTATGGGCCTATCTCGGCGACGGCGAGATGGACGAGCCCGAGTCGCTCGGCCAGCTGTCCATCGCCGCCCGTGAGGGCCTGGACAACCTGACCTTCGTCGTGAACTGCAACCTCCAGCGTCTGGACGGCCCGGTCCGCGGCAACGGCAAGATCATGCAGGAGCTGGAGTCGCAGTTCCGCGGCGCCGGCTGGAACGTCATCAAGCTGGTGTGGGACCGCAGCTGGGACCCGCTGCTCGCGCAGGACCGCGACGGCATCCTGGTCAACAAGCTCAACAGCACGCCCGACGGTCAGTTCCAGACGTACGCCACCGAGACCGGTGCGTACATCCGTGACCACTTCTTCGGCGACGACCAGCGGCTGCGCGCGATGGTCGAGAACATGACCGACGACCAGATCCTGCACCTGGGCCGTGGCGGTCACGACCACAAGAAGATCTACGCGGCGTATGCGGCGGCCAAGGCCCACAAGGGCCAGCCGACGGTGATCCTCGCGCAGACCGTCAAGGGCTGGACGCTCGGCCCGAACTTCGAGGGCCGCAACGCGACCCACCAGATGAAGAAGCTGACGGTCGCGGACCTCAAGGGCTTCCGTGACCGGCTGCACCTGCCGATCCCGGACAAGGACCTGGAGGACGGCCTGCCGCCGTACTACCACCCGGGCCGCGACTCCGAAGAGATCCAGTACATGCACGACCGCCGCAAGGGACTGGGGGGCTATGTGCCCACCCGTGTCGTGCGCGCCAAGCCGCTCCAGCTGCCGGACGACAAGGCGTACGCGGGTGCCAAGAAGGGCTCGGGGCAGCAGAAGATCGCCACGACCATGGCGTTCGTCCGTGTCCTGAAGGACCTCATGCGGGACAAGGAGATCGGCAAGCGCTTCGTGCCGATCGCGCCCGACGAGTACCGCACCTTCGGTATGGACGCCTTCTTCCCGTCGGCCAAGATCTACAACCCGCTGGGCCAGCAGTACGAGTCGGTCGACCGCGAACTGCTCCTGGCGTACAAGGAGTCGCCGACCGGCCAGATGCTGCACGACGGCATCACCGAGGCGGGCTGCACCGCTTCGCTGATCGCGGCGGGCTCGGCCTATGCGACGCACGGCGAGCCGCTGATCCCGGTCTATGTCTTCTACTCGATGTTCGGGTTCCAGCGCACCGGTGACCAGTTCTGGCAGATGGCCGACCAGCTCGCGCGCGGCTTCGTGCTCGGCGCGACCGCCGGCCGTACGACGCTGACCGGTGAGGGTCTCCAGCACGCCGACGGCCACTCCCAGCTGCTGGCCTCGACCAACCCGGCCTGTGTCGCCTACGACCCGGCCTACGGCTACGAGATCGCGCACATCGTCAAGGACGGTCTGCGGCGGATGTACGGCGAGAACGCCGAGGACATCTTCTACTACCTGACCGTCTACAACGAGCCGATCCAGCACCCGGCGGAGCCGGCGGACGCCGATGTCGAGGGCATCCTCAAGGGTCTGCACCGCATCAAGACCGGTGAGAAGGGCGAGCACGCGGCCCAGATCCTCGCCTCCGGTGTCGCGGTGCCGTGGGCCGTCGAGGCCCAGCAGATCCTCGCGGACGAGTGGAACGTCAAGGCCGATGTCTGGTCGGCGACGTCCTGGAACGAGCTGCGCCGCGACGCGGTGGAGGTCGAGGAGCACAACCTTCTGCACCCGGAGGAGGAGCAGCGCGTCCCGTATGTGACGCAGAAGCTCCAGGACGCCGAGGGCCCGAAGGTCGCGGTCTCGGACTGGATGCGGTCCGTGCCGGACCAGATCGCGCGCTGGGTTCCCGGCACGTACCAGTCGCTGGGCGCCGACGGCTTCGGCTTCGCGGACACCCGTGGTGCGGCCCGTCGGTTCTTCCACATCGACACGCAGTCCATCGTCCTGAGCGTGCTCACCGAGCTCGCCAAGGAGGGCAAGGTCGACCGGTCGCTGCTGAAGCAGGCGATCGACCGCTACCAGCTCCTGGACGTCTCGGCCGCCGAAGCCGGAGAGGCCGGCGGCGACGCCTGA
- a CDS encoding peptidase inhibitor family I36 protein, whose protein sequence is MRLRLRTSHTTALLTGLAALTAALAVPPALGTPAAHAAGGGRTAAASGDCAAGQLCLWPKADFGGERRTYELSDTDIESCVPLPGNTSAAALANRTGRPVTTYQSAECAETAEFDTYPGGGSWVPRSPYQVRAFKVWER, encoded by the coding sequence ATGCGTCTGCGTCTGCGTACGTCCCACACCACCGCGCTCCTCACCGGCCTCGCCGCGCTCACCGCGGCCCTCGCCGTCCCGCCCGCCCTCGGCACCCCCGCCGCACACGCGGCCGGCGGCGGCCGCACCGCCGCCGCCTCGGGCGACTGCGCGGCAGGACAGCTGTGCCTCTGGCCGAAGGCCGACTTCGGCGGCGAGCGACGCACCTACGAGCTGTCCGACACCGACATCGAGAGCTGTGTGCCGCTGCCCGGGAACACCAGCGCCGCCGCGCTCGCCAACCGCACGGGCCGCCCGGTCACCACCTACCAGAGCGCGGAATGCGCCGAGACCGCCGAGTTCGACACCTACCCGGGCGGCGGCAGCTGGGTGCCCCGGTCGCCCTATCAGGTACGGGCGTTCAAGGTGTGGGAGCGCTGA
- a CDS encoding MFS transporter → MSSQTPVAVAAPDLPAPEPPKGLRGHPWLTLFSVAIGVMMVALDGTIVAIANPAIKEDLGASLADVQWITNGYMLALAVSLITAGKLGDRFGHRQTFLIGILGFAAASGAIGFSHEVSLVIAFRVLQGLFGALLMPAALGLLRATFPAEKLNMAIGIWGMVIGASTAGGPIVGGLLVERVNWQSVFFINVPVGVLALVLGLVILKDHRAENAPRSFDIPGIVLLSGAMFCLIWPLIKASEWGWGDMKTWGFLIGAVVLFALFAVLESKVREPLIPLRMFRSLPLTAGTVLMVLMAFAFMGGLFFVTFYLQNVHGMTPVDSGLHLLPLTGMMIVGSPLAGALITKFGPRIPLVGGMVLTAVAMYGMSGLDTHSSTGPMSLWFALLGLGLAPVMVGATEVIVGNAPLELSGVAGGLQQAAMQVGGSLGTAVLGAVMASRVDNDLPGNWKSAGLPPVPPAKMSQAADAVSAGIAPVPKGTPPEFAQKITSVAHDTFVSGMGLAFTVACGVAVVAAVVAVFTKRGANAEAGAGVGHI, encoded by the coding sequence ATGAGTTCTCAGACCCCGGTTGCCGTCGCTGCGCCGGACCTTCCCGCACCGGAGCCCCCGAAGGGGCTGCGCGGCCATCCGTGGCTGACCCTGTTCTCCGTCGCCATCGGCGTCATGATGGTCGCCCTGGACGGCACGATCGTCGCCATCGCCAACCCCGCCATCAAGGAAGATCTCGGCGCCTCGCTCGCCGACGTGCAGTGGATCACCAACGGCTACATGCTCGCGCTGGCCGTCTCCCTGATCACGGCGGGCAAGCTCGGTGACCGCTTCGGCCACCGCCAGACCTTTCTCATCGGCATCCTCGGCTTCGCCGCCGCGTCCGGCGCGATCGGGTTCTCCCACGAGGTCTCGCTGGTCATCGCCTTCCGCGTGCTGCAAGGCCTGTTCGGCGCGCTGCTGATGCCCGCCGCGCTGGGCCTGCTGCGCGCCACCTTCCCGGCCGAGAAGCTCAACATGGCCATCGGCATCTGGGGCATGGTCATCGGCGCCTCCACCGCCGGCGGCCCGATAGTCGGCGGACTGCTGGTCGAGCGGGTCAACTGGCAGTCCGTGTTCTTCATCAACGTCCCGGTCGGCGTGCTGGCCCTGGTCCTCGGCCTGGTGATCCTCAAGGACCACCGCGCGGAGAACGCCCCGCGCTCGTTCGACATCCCGGGCATCGTGCTGCTCTCCGGAGCGATGTTCTGCCTCATCTGGCCGCTGATCAAGGCGTCGGAATGGGGCTGGGGCGACATGAAGACCTGGGGCTTCCTGATCGGCGCGGTGGTCCTCTTCGCGCTGTTCGCCGTACTGGAGAGCAAGGTCCGCGAACCGCTCATCCCGCTACGGATGTTCCGCTCCCTGCCGCTGACCGCCGGCACGGTCCTGATGGTGCTGATGGCCTTCGCCTTCATGGGTGGCCTGTTCTTCGTGACGTTCTACCTCCAGAACGTCCACGGGATGACCCCCGTCGACAGCGGTCTGCACCTCCTTCCGCTCACCGGCATGATGATCGTCGGCTCGCCGCTGGCCGGCGCCCTGATCACCAAGTTCGGCCCGCGCATCCCGCTGGTCGGCGGCATGGTCCTCACCGCCGTCGCCATGTACGGCATGTCGGGCCTCGACACCCACAGCAGCACCGGCCCGATGTCCCTCTGGTTCGCGCTGCTCGGCCTCGGCCTCGCGCCCGTCATGGTCGGCGCCACCGAGGTCATCGTCGGCAACGCCCCGCTGGAGCTCTCCGGCGTCGCCGGCGGTCTCCAGCAGGCCGCGATGCAGGTCGGCGGCAGCCTCGGTACGGCCGTGCTCGGCGCGGTGATGGCCTCCCGTGTCGACAACGACCTCCCGGGCAACTGGAAGTCGGCCGGCCTCCCGCCGGTCCCGCCCGCGAAGATGTCCCAGGCGGCCGACGCCGTCTCGGCCGGTATCGCGCCGGTTCCGAAGGGCACCCCGCCGGAGTTCGCCCAGAAGATCACGTCCGTCGCCCACGACACCTTCGTGTCCGGCATGGGCCTGGCCTTCACGGTCGCCTGCGGCGTGGCGGTCGTCGCCGCCGTCGTCGCCGTCTTCACCAAGCGTGGCGCGAACGCCGAGGCGGGCGCCGGCGTCGGCCATATCTGA
- a CDS encoding TetR/AcrR family transcriptional regulator has product MATPTPHTAPTGLRERKKQRTRDALIRAALELFTEQGYEATTIDEIAETVDVSQRTYFRYFANKEDVAFAVQEMVEARFLDELRARPAAEAPLTALRSAVMVAWDDIGSAIESVIPVELHMRSFQMIESTPALVAAHLRRSSELEEQIARLIAGREGLDVDADPRPRVLVAAFSGVMRVAGKVWGEGQDCSVASIRELTQSYLDHLGPAMDDDWRTGRGHR; this is encoded by the coding sequence ATGGCGACCCCGACGCCGCATACGGCACCGACGGGCCTGCGAGAACGCAAGAAGCAGCGCACCCGCGACGCGCTGATCCGCGCGGCGCTCGAACTGTTCACGGAGCAGGGCTACGAGGCGACGACGATCGACGAGATCGCGGAGACGGTGGATGTCTCCCAGCGGACGTACTTCCGCTACTTCGCCAACAAGGAGGACGTCGCCTTCGCCGTCCAGGAAATGGTCGAGGCCCGCTTCCTCGACGAGCTGCGCGCGCGGCCCGCGGCGGAGGCACCGCTCACCGCTCTGCGCAGCGCCGTGATGGTGGCCTGGGACGACATCGGCAGCGCGATCGAGTCGGTGATCCCGGTGGAGCTGCACATGCGCTCGTTCCAGATGATCGAGTCGACGCCCGCGCTGGTCGCCGCACATCTGCGGCGCTCCTCCGAGCTGGAGGAGCAGATAGCGCGGCTGATCGCCGGGCGCGAGGGGCTGGACGTGGATGCCGATCCGCGGCCGCGGGTGCTGGTCGCCGCGTTCAGCGGGGTGATGCGGGTGGCGGGCAAGGTGTGGGGCGAGGGGCAGGACTGCAGCGTGGCGTCCATCCGCGAGCTCACCCAGTCCTATCTGGACCACCTCGGGCCGGCGATGGACGACGACTGGCGGACGGGGCGAGGACACCGCTGA
- a CDS encoding alpha/beta hydrolase, whose translation MTSFPALGPSSSFLQSSPWRAALALAVVFVMLATTGWTAVRGTKGDANPLATAKTAWQHATFHGRPLPDANGSPAALRAFFGTLGRAEKRQLADRYPLVVGNMNGAPVKLRYRANRMAIDDARRIEKQRTGDHRLTPVGRQEAGRLMHRFESMMSSGRQILAFDPAGGGRAAEVFGNLPAADRVSVVVPGVDTNLSTFERTARANTAPVGMAQSLYGAEREARPGTRTAVIAWADYTSPAGMGVEAATGQLAEAGAVRLRALVDSLPSSDTVSLFCHSYGSVVCGVAARDLPSNVEDIAVAGSPGMRAGSRAGLGTHARIWAMRDSDDWIQDVPYLEVGGLGHGADPVDPSFGSRILSADGAVGHAGYFAPGTGSLRNFALLGVGATGTVACASADPRCSSDLL comes from the coding sequence GTGACTTCCTTCCCGGCCCTCGGCCCTTCCTCCAGCTTCCTCCAGTCCTCCCCCTGGCGGGCCGCGCTCGCCCTGGCGGTGGTGTTCGTGATGCTTGCCACGACCGGCTGGACTGCCGTGAGAGGTACCAAGGGAGACGCCAACCCGCTGGCCACCGCCAAGACCGCCTGGCAGCACGCCACCTTCCACGGCCGCCCGCTGCCCGACGCCAACGGTTCGCCGGCCGCGCTGCGGGCCTTCTTCGGCACGCTCGGCCGGGCCGAGAAGCGGCAGCTCGCCGACCGCTATCCGCTGGTCGTGGGCAATATGAACGGCGCCCCCGTGAAGCTGCGCTACCGCGCCAACCGGATGGCGATCGACGACGCCCGCCGCATCGAGAAACAGCGGACGGGCGACCACCGGCTCACTCCCGTCGGTCGTCAGGAAGCGGGCCGGCTGATGCACCGTTTCGAGTCGATGATGAGTTCCGGCCGGCAGATCCTGGCCTTTGATCCGGCCGGCGGCGGCCGGGCCGCCGAGGTCTTCGGCAATCTCCCGGCGGCGGACCGGGTCTCGGTCGTGGTGCCCGGTGTGGACACCAATCTCTCCACCTTCGAGCGCACCGCGCGGGCGAACACCGCCCCCGTCGGCATGGCGCAGTCCCTCTACGGCGCCGAGCGCGAGGCCCGGCCCGGCACCCGTACCGCGGTGATCGCCTGGGCCGACTACACCTCACCGGCCGGTATGGGCGTCGAGGCCGCCACCGGGCAGCTCGCCGAGGCCGGGGCGGTCCGGCTGCGCGCCCTGGTGGACTCGCTGCCCTCCTCCGACACCGTCTCGCTGTTCTGCCACAGCTACGGGTCCGTGGTGTGCGGCGTCGCGGCCCGTGACCTGCCGTCCAACGTCGAGGACATCGCGGTGGCCGGCAGCCCCGGCATGCGGGCCGGGAGCCGCGCCGGACTGGGCACCCACGCCCGCATCTGGGCCATGCGGGACTCCGACGACTGGATCCAGGACGTGCCCTACCTGGAGGTCGGCGGTCTCGGCCACGGCGCCGACCCGGTCGACCCGTCCTTCGGCTCCCGGATCCTGTCGGCCGACGGCGCCGTCGGGCACGCCGGCTACTTCGCGCCGGGCACCGGCAGCCTGCGCAACTTCGCCCTGCTCGGGGTCGGCGCGACCGGCACGGTCGCCTGCGCCTCCGCCGACCCGCGCTGCAGCTCGGACCTGCTCTGA
- a CDS encoding DUF4429 domain-containing protein: MGDVLAGFHAVWEFDTDSVLIRFERGIRKPKLFQALGERRIPYEALSSVEVTGGRRGTVVLHAVPRHGADPLMEAANGQLKEDSDPYRLVLPAERETLAEYYADELRTVLGPDAKEPADRHLVAAPEPPLHFKAYDGKASFDGRSVAFRWFWTGASSAKWKCGDQSFTVGELAGVEWRSPEILNGYLRLLERGAHEPGTGEPDQDPAAVVFGLGYGLVHESLPFAAAVLQAVRAAEAEQDTPEGEPRRRTGDARRDPADIADRIRHLGELHGAGLLTDDEFSTKKAELLAEL, translated from the coding sequence ATGGGTGATGTGCTGGCCGGTTTTCATGCCGTCTGGGAGTTCGACACGGACTCCGTACTCATCCGCTTCGAACGGGGGATCCGTAAGCCGAAGCTGTTCCAGGCGCTCGGCGAGCGACGCATTCCGTACGAGGCGCTGAGCTCCGTCGAGGTGACCGGGGGCAGACGCGGCACGGTGGTGCTGCACGCCGTGCCCCGGCACGGCGCCGATCCTTTGATGGAAGCGGCGAACGGGCAGCTCAAGGAGGACTCCGACCCGTACCGGCTGGTGCTGCCGGCCGAGCGCGAGACGCTGGCCGAGTACTACGCCGATGAGCTGCGCACGGTCCTCGGCCCCGACGCGAAGGAGCCCGCCGACCGCCATCTGGTGGCCGCGCCGGAGCCCCCGCTGCACTTCAAGGCGTACGACGGCAAGGCGTCCTTCGACGGGCGTTCGGTCGCCTTCCGGTGGTTCTGGACGGGTGCGTCCTCGGCGAAGTGGAAGTGCGGCGACCAGAGCTTCACGGTCGGCGAACTGGCCGGGGTCGAGTGGCGGTCGCCGGAGATCCTCAACGGCTATCTGCGCCTGCTGGAGCGCGGCGCCCACGAGCCGGGAACGGGTGAGCCGGACCAGGATCCGGCCGCGGTAGTCTTCGGCCTGGGCTACGGCCTCGTACATGAGTCGCTGCCGTTCGCGGCCGCGGTGCTCCAGGCCGTACGTGCCGCCGAAGCGGAACAGGACACGCCGGAGGGCGAGCCGCGCCGCCGGACCGGGGACGCGCGCCGGGATCCCGCCGATATCGCGGACCGGATACGGCACCTCGGTGAGCTGCACGGGGCCGGCCTGCTGACCGACGACGAGTTCAGCACGAAGAAGGCCGAGCTGCTGGCGGAGCTCTAG